A portion of the Bombus affinis isolate iyBomAffi1 unplaced genomic scaffold, iyBomAffi1.2 ctg00000886.1, whole genome shotgun sequence genome contains these proteins:
- the LOC126928374 gene encoding omega-amidase NIT2-like: protein MFDVKGCKIGIGICYDIRFEEMARIYRNKGCQMLIYPAAFNMTTGPLHWSLLQRSRANDNQLYVACISPARVPSASYVAWGHTQLTNPWGKILYDLETQENMVVTDIDLKVVEEVRAQIPTFSQRRTDLYDTVYKKE from the exons atgtttgatgtgaagggctgcaaaataggtattggcatttgctatgatatcagattcgaggaaatggcacgcatttatcggaacaaag gttgccaaatgctgatatatccggcggcattcaatatgaccactggaccactgcactggtcattacttcagcgttccagagcgaatgacaatcaattatacgtcgcctgtatatcaccggctcgtgttccttcagcaagttatgtcgcatggggacatacacagttgacaaatccctgggggaaaatcctttatgatttggaaactcaggaaaatatggtggtcaccgatatcg atttgaaagttgttgaggaagtaagggctcagatacctacattttctcaaagacgtacggatttgtacgacactgtctataaaaaggagtaa